Proteins encoded within one genomic window of Chloroflexota bacterium:
- the senA gene encoding selenoneine synthase SenA, whose protein sequence is MSTSPPTTAEEVVAHLEEARMRTLELVDDLSDEQMIGPLMRIVNPPLWEIGHVAWFQERWAQRHLRGRAPIRADGDSLYDSAAVAHDTRWDLMLPTRRDTLAYMERVLRESREFLERAPWTDDVRYFHVLPLLHEDMHDEALTYTRQTHGYPAPQLGVPTGDEGAGAAGPWPGDAEVPGGSFLIGAEPGDSGQYARDGAFVFDNEKWGHVVEVRPFHIARAPVTQGEFAAFVDDGGYRDRRHWSDAGWAWRTSVDAQHPVYWQSDGPTRWLRRVFDQTVPLEPHRPVIHVCWYEADAYCRWAGRRLPTEVEWEMAASAEPSGNGAGPARWRRRRFPWGDEPPTPERANLDWRARGTVDVAALPAGDSFFGCRQMIGNVWEWTADWFGPFPGFVPDPYKEYSQPWFGNHKVLRGGCWTTRSRLIRNTWRNFYTPDRRDVWCGFRTCAADD, encoded by the coding sequence CTGTCGACGTCGCCGCCGACCACCGCCGAAGAGGTCGTCGCCCATCTGGAAGAAGCGCGGATGCGCACCCTCGAGCTGGTGGACGATCTGTCCGACGAGCAGATGATCGGCCCATTGATGCGCATCGTGAACCCGCCGTTGTGGGAGATCGGCCACGTCGCCTGGTTCCAGGAGAGGTGGGCCCAGCGCCACCTGCGCGGCCGGGCGCCGATTCGCGCGGATGGCGATTCCCTCTACGACTCGGCCGCGGTCGCTCACGACACGCGCTGGGACCTCATGCTCCCCACGCGCCGCGACACCCTCGCCTACATGGAGCGCGTCCTGCGCGAGAGCCGAGAATTCCTCGAACGGGCGCCATGGACCGATGACGTTCGGTACTTTCACGTGCTCCCGCTCCTCCACGAGGACATGCACGACGAGGCCCTGACCTACACCCGCCAGACTCATGGGTACCCAGCGCCTCAACTTGGCGTACCGACGGGAGACGAGGGCGCAGGAGCGGCCGGCCCCTGGCCGGGGGATGCCGAAGTGCCGGGCGGGTCCTTTCTCATCGGCGCCGAGCCAGGGGACTCGGGACAGTATGCCCGGGACGGCGCGTTCGTGTTCGACAATGAGAAATGGGGCCACGTGGTCGAGGTTCGGCCGTTCCACATCGCGCGGGCGCCCGTGACCCAGGGCGAGTTTGCGGCGTTCGTGGACGATGGCGGATATCGGGACCGCCGCCACTGGAGCGATGCCGGCTGGGCCTGGCGCACGAGCGTAGACGCGCAGCATCCCGTGTACTGGCAGTCCGATGGCCCGACGCGCTGGCTCCGCCGCGTGTTCGACCAGACGGTCCCGCTGGAACCCCATAGACCGGTCATCCACGTGTGCTGGTACGAGGCCGACGCGTACTGCCGGTGGGCCGGTCGCCGCCTGCCGACAGAAGTGGAGTGGGAGATGGCCGCGTCCGCGGAGCCGAGTGGGAACGGCGCCGGACCCGCGAGATGGCGACGCCGGCGGTTCCCGTGGGGCGACGAGCCCCCGACTCCCGAGCGCGCGAACCTGGACTGGCGCGCGCGCGGCACGGTCGACGTGGCCGCCCTACCGGCCGGCGATAGCTTTTTCGGCTGCCGGCAGATGATCGGCAACGTATGGGAGTGGACGGCGGACTGGTTCGGACCCTTTCCGGGCTTCGTGCCCGATCCGTACAAGGAGTACTCCCAGCCCTGGTTCGGGAACCACAAGGTCCTTCGCGGCGGGTGCTGGACCACGCGCAGCCGCCTGATCCGCAACACGTGGCGCAACTTCTACACGCCGGACCGACGCGACGTCTGGTGCGGCTTCCGCACCTGCGCCGCGGACGATTGA
- the selD gene encoding selenide, water dikinase SelD, whose translation MGAADLAHVLGGLPLPTDPNLLVGFATSDDAAVYRLSDELALALTIDVFTPVVDDPYSFGAIAAANALSDVYAMGAKPIAMLSFAGFPRDQLPWSVLEEILRGGAEKAREAGVDVVGGHTVDDPEPKCGYAAIGTVDPRRIVTNSGGQPGDALILTKPLGSGVLSTALKQGLLSDSEIDRVTQVMAALNRAASEAMLDAGAHACTDITGFGLLGHLREMALASGTAAEVHAASVPVLPRVRELIAEGVVPGGSRANEEFLEPFVNWSRGVDAETRTVLADAQTSGGLLIAVSPDRSEDLLRELRRRGVDAALIGALTTGTPGAISVEEG comes from the coding sequence ATCGGCGCTGCCGATCTCGCCCACGTGTTGGGCGGCCTCCCCCTTCCAACAGATCCCAATCTCCTCGTCGGGTTTGCGACCAGCGACGACGCGGCCGTCTATCGGCTATCGGACGAGCTTGCCCTTGCTCTGACCATCGACGTGTTTACGCCCGTGGTGGACGATCCCTACTCGTTTGGCGCCATCGCGGCTGCGAACGCGCTCTCTGACGTCTACGCCATGGGAGCGAAGCCCATCGCGATGCTCAGCTTCGCCGGCTTTCCACGGGATCAGCTTCCCTGGAGCGTGCTCGAAGAGATCCTCCGCGGTGGAGCCGAGAAAGCCCGCGAGGCGGGTGTCGACGTGGTTGGCGGCCACACGGTGGACGACCCGGAGCCGAAGTGCGGTTATGCCGCCATCGGAACGGTGGACCCTCGCCGGATCGTCACGAACTCGGGCGGCCAACCGGGCGACGCGCTCATCCTCACCAAGCCGCTCGGCTCGGGCGTGCTGAGCACCGCGCTGAAACAGGGCCTCCTCTCGGACAGCGAGATCGACCGCGTCACGCAGGTGATGGCGGCGCTCAACCGCGCCGCGTCCGAAGCGATGCTGGACGCGGGCGCGCACGCCTGCACCGACATCACCGGATTCGGCCTCTTGGGGCACCTGCGCGAGATGGCCCTCGCCAGCGGCACCGCCGCCGAGGTCCACGCGGCGTCGGTTCCGGTCCTGCCGCGCGTCCGCGAGCTCATCGCCGAGGGCGTCGTGCCTGGCGGCAGTCGTGCGAACGAAGAGTTCCTCGAACCGTTCGTCAATTGGTCTCGCGGCGTGGATGCTGAGACGCGGACCGTGCTCGCCGACGCCCAGACGTCCGGCGGACTGCTGATCGCCGTGTCGCCGGATCGCAGCGAAGACCTCCTGCGAGAGCTTCGCCGGCGGGGGGTCGACGCGGCCCTCATCGGCGCGCTCACGACGGGAACGCCCGGCGCCATCTCCGTCGAGGAAGGGTAG
- a CDS encoding alpha/beta hydrolase has product MPTQANGEPFAVEVQDVKYQVQDGKAWLARLYRPLGEGPFPAIVDVHGGAWHNGDRMNNVGIDEALAARGILVAALDFHQPPEAGYPASIADVNLGIRWLKAHAADFHGAPAVGAFGNSSGGHQVVLSALRPRDPRYASLPLEEGPEVDATLAYVIAGWPVIDPLFRFRFAQREDRKELVAAHLEYWGSEQAMAEGSPQTVVEEDEGIELPPILMVLKENDGNHPLEMQERFIASYRARGGPIEVETFVGLSEHRMRPSPDQPETIRAIDTMVSFARRHTPGVSAALT; this is encoded by the coding sequence ATGCCAACCCAGGCCAACGGCGAGCCGTTCGCGGTAGAGGTCCAGGATGTCAAGTATCAGGTGCAAGACGGGAAGGCCTGGCTGGCACGACTGTACCGGCCACTCGGCGAGGGCCCGTTCCCGGCCATCGTCGACGTTCACGGCGGCGCGTGGCACAACGGCGACCGCATGAACAACGTCGGAATCGATGAGGCGCTGGCCGCCCGAGGCATTCTGGTCGCGGCGCTCGATTTTCACCAGCCGCCCGAGGCCGGCTACCCGGCGTCGATCGCCGACGTGAACCTCGGAATTCGCTGGCTCAAGGCGCATGCAGCGGACTTCCATGGCGCGCCCGCGGTCGGGGCCTTCGGCAACTCGAGCGGCGGGCACCAAGTCGTCTTGAGCGCCCTCCGCCCGCGCGACCCGCGATATGCCTCGTTGCCCCTCGAGGAAGGACCTGAGGTCGACGCGACCCTCGCATACGTCATCGCCGGCTGGCCTGTCATCGATCCGCTCTTCCGGTTTCGATTCGCGCAGCGGGAGGATCGGAAGGAGCTGGTCGCCGCGCATCTGGAGTACTGGGGCTCGGAGCAGGCCATGGCGGAGGGAAGCCCGCAGACGGTCGTCGAGGAGGATGAGGGGATCGAGCTGCCGCCGATTCTCATGGTGCTCAAGGAGAACGACGGGAACCACCCCCTGGAGATGCAGGAGCGCTTCATCGCCTCGTATCGCGCGCGGGGCGGCCCCATCGAGGTCGAGACGTTCGTGGGCCTGTCGGAGCATCGGATGCGCCCATCGCCCGACCAGCCGGAGACGATTCGCGCAATCGACACCATGGTGTCCTTCGCCCGGCGCCACACGCCCGGCGTGTCGGCTGCCCTCACGTAA
- a CDS encoding glycosyltransferase — MAGSHVLTQTSLMEGSSNAVCEALVLGTPVIASRVSGLIGTLGEDYPGYFTVEDEAELADVLLRAEMDPDFYAELARRGRQAAALLAPEREAEAWASLLAELS; from the coding sequence ATCGCCGGGAGTCACGTGCTGACTCAAACGTCGCTGATGGAGGGCAGCTCCAACGCCGTGTGCGAGGCGCTGGTCCTCGGGACACCCGTCATCGCCTCGCGCGTCAGCGGGCTGATCGGCACGCTGGGCGAGGACTACCCGGGCTACTTCACGGTCGAGGACGAGGCCGAATTGGCGGACGTGCTGCTGCGAGCGGAGATGGATCCGGACTTCTACGCGGAGCTCGCGCGTCGAGGTCGCCAGGCCGCGGCGCTCTTGGCGCCCGAGCGCGAGGCCGAGGCATGGGCGTCGCTCCTCGCGGAGCTGAGCTGA